Below is a genomic region from Rhizobium sp. 9140.
TCGCGAACGATTTCCGCTTGCCGCATCTGTCGTGATGCGCCGGTTTTCGGCGCACCGTTGCCGCATGAGCCGAGGCCGATATTCGTCCTCTCCGCGAAGGCCCGCATCCTCATCGCCAGTCAGGCCCCGGGCATGCGAGCGCATGTCAGCGGCGTCCCCTTCGATGATCCCTCGGGCAACCGGCTGCGAGACTGGCTTGGCGTGGATCGGCCGACCTTCTACGATCCGGACAAGTTCGCGATCGTTCCCATGGGATTCTGCTTCCCCGGTTACGACAGACACGGCGGCGACATTCCGCCAAGGCGCGAATGCGCGCCTGTCTGGCGAGAGACGGCGCTCGCCGCCGTGCCGAATGCCTCTCTCATCCTCGTCATCGGCGCCTATGCGCAGGCCTATCATCTTGGCACGAAGCGGCAGGCCTCGATGACGGCGACGGTGGCGGACTGGCGGCGGACGTTCGAGCGGGCGGAGGGACCCAAGCTGCTGCCTCTTCCACACCCCAGCTGGCGGAATACGCCATGGCTGAAACGGAACCCCTGGTTCGAAGCCGAACTGCTGCCGGTGCTCCGCGCTGAAATTGCATTGCGGATATCTTGAGAATTCTCTCTGGTATTGGCCCTTTTTGACGCTATAGAAGAAATAATATTCGAAGGGGGCTATTGAAATGGATCGTCTCGATCGCAAAATCCTGCGACTTCTGCAGGAAGATTCGACACTCGCCGTTGCCGATCTGGCAAAAAAGGTCGGGCTGTCGACGACGCCATGCTGGCGGCGCATCCAGAAGATGGAAGAAGAAGGCGTCATCCGTGGCCGCGTCGCGCTGCTCGATCCGGCGAAGATCAATACCAAGGTTACCGTCTTCGTGTCGATCCGCACCAATGCGCACTCGATCGAGTGGCTTCGGCGCTTCTCGGAAGTCGTCGGAGAATTTCCCGAAGTGGTCGAACTCTACCGGATGAGCGGCGACGTCGATTACCTGCTGCGCGTGGTGGTGCCGGATATCGCGGCCTATGACGCCTTCTACAAGCGTCTGATCGCCAAGATCGAGATTCGCGACGTGTCCTCGGCTTTCGCCATGGAGCAGATCAAGTACACGACGCAGATGCCGCTCGACTACATGATCCTGGAGCAGGCGAAGTCCCAGGAGGACTGACATCTCGTCAACATGGACGTGGGAGAAGAAGTAGGCGCGCCTACTTCTCCTCCAGCCGAGCCAGCAGCGACGAGGTATCCCAGCGCTTGCCGCCCATCGCCTGCACCTCGCCGTAGAACTGATCGACAAGCGCCGTGACTGGAAGCTTGGCGCCGTTGCGACGGGCTTCGGTCAGCACGATCTCCAGATCCTTGCGCATCCAGTCCACAGCAAAGCCGAAGTCGTATGTGCCGGAGATCATGGTCTTGTGGCGGTTTTCCATCTGCCAGGAACCGGCCGCTCCCTTGGAGATCACCTCCACAACGGCCTCCATGTCGAGCCCGGCGCTCTTCCCGAAATGCACGGCTTCGGCCAGCCCCTGAACGAGGCCTGCAATGCAGATCTGGTTGACCATCTTGGTCAGCTGACCGCTGCCGGCCGGTCCCATCAGGCCGACCATGCGGGCATAGGCGTCGATGACCGGCCGCGCCCTTTCGAACACGTCGGGGTCGCCCCCGCACATGACGGTGAGAACACCGTTCTCCGCACCCGCCTGCCCACCGGAGACCGGCGCGTCGATGAAATGCGCGTCACGTGCACGCGCCGCCGCGTCCAGTTCCCGGGCGACTTCAGCGGAGGCCGTGGTATTGTCGATGAAGATCGCGCCAGCGCGAAGCGTTTCGAAAGCGCCGTCCTTTCCCGTGGTGACCGACCGCAGGTCGTCATCGTTGCCGACGCAGCAGAACACGACGTCCGCGTCGCGTGCAGCTTCGGCCGGGGTCGCTGCCGACGTGCCGCCGTTTTCCGACACCCAAGTTTCGGCCTTTGCCGATGTGCGGTTATAGACCGTCAGGTCATGGCCGCCCTTGACGGCAAGATGACGGGCCATGGGATATCCCATGACACCGAGACCGATGAAGGCGACTTTGGCCATGGGGCTCTCCTCAGGCGATAGATAGATTGTAGCGTCGGGATCAGGACGGTTTGCGCAGCCGCGCCACGATCAGATGACCGGCAATCGGCGCACCGTCTTCCATGCGTACGACGATATCGGTGAGATCGACCAGATCGAATCCTGTCGCCTCAAGCCGTTCGAGCACGTATTCCCGCGCATGCGCGAATCGCTGGTGCGGACCGACCATGAAACGGCGGCCGGCGAAGACGTCGTCGGGCAAGGTTTCGCTCGAGAAGATGAACAGCCCGCCCGGCTCCATAGTCTCGGCTGCTGCAAAGAACAGCGCTTCGAGGCCGCCGAGATAGGGCAGGACATCCGTCGCGGTCACGAGATCGAACGGTCCGTCGTCGTTATCCTCGAGAAAATCCACCGCCTCGCCGACATAGAGCGCGTCGTAGAGATCCTTCTCATGGGCGATCTCGATCATGTTTTCCGAGAGATCGACGCCGGTCAGGCTCTCGACCATGTCGCGCAGCGCGCCGCCGGTGAGGCCGGTTCCGCAGCCGAGATCGAGCAGGCTCTCGAAGGGTCCAAGCCCAAGCGCCTGCAGCCGCTGGCGCACCATCATCGGCACGGAATAGCCGAGCTGTTCCACAAGAACGTCCTCGAACACATCGGCATGCTGGTCGAACAGGGTCGTGACATAGGCGTCCGACGCCTTGTCGGGCGTCTCGCCGCGTCCCATGGAGGCGATGCGTACGGCAGCGCCACCATGATCTTCCGGATCGAGGACCAAAACGTCCCGGTAGGCAGAGACCGCCGCCTCGACATCGCCGGATTTTTCAAGCGCGAGAGCGCGGTTATAGGCCTCGGCCAAAGCTTCTTCGTCGATCTTCTTTTGCATGGGTGCTTTGTAGGATGGGCATTGCCGAATGGCAATCCCGATCCGCCGCCGGAAACCCCCATGCGGAGCAGCATCATGGAGACATCAGTTGATGATGAATTCCCCTCGCAATGCGCGCCAGTCGCCGGCCGATATCAGCTTGCGATGGACGTAGCGCACTGAGTGGAGCGGCCCATCGAGCGTTTCCTGCCAGAATTTCAAGAAGCGTTTCATTTCGGGGAAATGCGGCGCCAGGTCGTAATGCTGCCAGAGGTAGCTCTGCAGGATCGCTTGGCGATCCGGCATTCGGTAGAGGATCTCGGCCGTGGTGAGGCCGTACCCTTTCAGCTGCAGTTCCATGTCAGATGCCATGCGAAACCTCATCTATGCTGAATGACGGTCTCTAGAATGAAGCGCCCGAATGGTTAAGCAAGTCTTAATGACAGCTGCGTGACGAAGAATATTGTGTTTTAACAGACGCTTGGCAGCCAGGAATCAAGAGTGCTGCCAGCTCTCTGCGTTCATCGCTTGAGATGACGGGTCAGTCGGTTTTCGAGCCAGACCCACAGATTGCGTAGCGCCTCGACCATGATGAGGTAGAAGATCGCGGCCCAGAGATAGGTCTGATAGTCGAAGGTGCGGGAGAAGGCGCGGCGGGTTTCGCCCATGAGGTCGAAGACGGTGACGATGGCGACGATGGCCGACGCCTTGATCATGAGGATGATCTCGTTGCCGTAGGGTCGAAGCGCCACAATCATCGCCTGCGGCAGGATGATCTTGAAGAAGGCAACGCGCTCAGACAGGCCGAGCGAGGCCGCACCTTCGCGCTGGCCCCGTGGCACGCTCTCGATCGCGCCGCGCAGGATTTCCGCCTGATAGGCCGCCGTGTTGAGTACGAAGGTCAGCAGGGCACAATACCAGGCCTCGCGGAAGAACCACCAGAGTCCGATCTCCGTCAATTGCGGCCGGAAACTTCCGAGGCCGTAATAGATGAGGAAGAGCTGCATGATGAGCGGCGTGCCGCGGAAGAAGTAGACGTAGACGTAGGCGATCCAGTTCGCGACCTTGTTCTTCGACATGCGTCCGAGAGCGACCAGCAACGAGAGAAGCGCGCCGAGCACGATGGAGGTCGAGACGAGACCGAGTGTGACGCCGAGGCCGGAGATGTAGCCGGGTCCGTAACGCTGGAATTTCTCCGGATCGAACCCGCCGACGATGAGCATGCCGAGGCCGACGAAGACCGCGAGCCAGACGCCGAGAAGGACGCGACCGAACAGACGTGACAAAGTGTAGGGACGCGCTTCTTTGCGGGGCGCAGGCTGCGGCGGAAGCAGGTCCGTCGAGACGAAGGCTTGCACCGGGCGGACGCCGGGAGACGGCATATCCGTATCGAGCGCCGGCGGCGCGCCGGCGGGCGGAAGAGGCGGTGTCACGCTCATCGGGCCACCTCCGAACGGCGCGCCCAGCGCTCAAGTGCGGAGAAGACCACGGAGGATGCTGCGGCGAGCAGCAGGAACAGGATGCAGGCGAGCCCGAAGAATTCGAACGCCTGCTTTGTCACGCGCGCGGCAACGCCGGTCTGACGCAGGATATCCGGCAGGCCGATGACGGAGACGAGGGCGGTATCCTTCAAGAGCGCCATCCAGAGATTGCCGAGGCCGGGCAGGGCGATGCGGAAAAGCTGTGGCAGCACGATCAGTCGCATGGTCTTTCCCCGGCTGAAGCCGAGCGCGTCGCCTGCTTCGTATTGCCCTCTGGGAATGGCCTTGAAAGCGGATTGCAGCACCTCGGAACAATAGGCCGAGAAGACGACACCGAGCGCGACGATACCCGCGAAGAAAGCATTGATCTCCACAGGGCCGGAGTAGCCGACGCTTGCGAGAACCTGCTGCACCACGATCTGCAGGCCGTAATAGACAATGAACAGCGTCAGCAGTTCCGGCAGGCCACGGAAGATGGTGGTGTAGATATCGGAGGACAGGCGGAGCGATTTTTCGCTCGACTGCTTGCCCAGCGCAACACAAAAGCCAAGCGCGAGGCCGACCGGCAGCGTTGATATCGCCAGCGATGCGGTGATGAGAAAGCCGTAGCCGATCTCGTCGCCCCAGCCGGCATCGCCGCAGGCAAGCAGCGTGTTCCCGGCGAGGAGGCGGAAAATGCCGATCGGTCCGCACCACGGATCGAGCGTGGCGCCGAGCCACGACGCGGCGGAAAAAAGCGCGGCCATGATTGCGCTCATCGTCTGATTTGTCCCCTTGAGGTGCTTCTTGATGGGCGCCTCTTTCTTATGTCGACGTTTGTCAAACAAAAACGGCGGGAGGGCAAGCTCCCGCCGCAGGATTTCGAACAAGCCCTGGAATTAGCCGCCGTAGACGTCGAATGCGAAGTACTTGTCGTTGATTTCCTTGTACTTGCCGTTGGCGCGAATGGCCTTGATCGCGGCGTTGAACTTTTCACGCAGATCGTTGTCGCCCTTGCGCAGCGCGATGCCGGCGCCTTCGCCATTGATGACAGGATCGATCGGAAGCGTGCCGAGCAGCTTGCAGCACTCGCCATCGGTGGTCTTCAGCCACTCCGAGAGAACGACGACGTCATCGATGACGGCGTCGATACGGCCGTTGGCGATGTCGAGCTTGTACTCGTCGGAGGTCGGGTAGAGCTTCAGTTCGGCCTTCTTCATATGCGCTTCGGCATAGTTGGAATGGGTCGTGGAGCCCTGCGCGCCGAGCGTCTTGCCGTCGAGACCGGCTTCGGTCGCCTCGGTGATGGTGCTATCCTTCGGCACGGCGATGGCCGGCGGGGTGTTGTAGTACTTTTCCGAGAAGTCCACCTGCTGCTTGCGCTCGGCCGTGATCGACATGGAGGCGATGAAGGCGTCGTACTTCTTGGCGATCAGGGCAGGAATCGCGCCATCCCAATCCTGGGTGACGAAGGTGCATTCCGCTTTCATCTCCACGCAGAGTGCCTTGGCGATGTCGATGTCAAAGCCCGTCAGCGAGCCGTCGGCTTCCAGAACGTTGAAGGGCGGATAGGCGCCTTCGGTGCCGATGGTAATCTTCTCGCCGGCTGCGAGCGCTGTGCTAGCGGTCAGGGCGAAAACGGCCGCGGCAGCAGCCATGGTGAAACGTTTGGCGATAGGCATGTCGATCCTCTCTGTTGGCGCAGGCCCGGCTTGTTCTTTGTGTCCCGGAGCCATTCGCAAGCGACGGTGAACGGTCGCTTCGCTTGCGATATTCCGTCACCCGTTCGCAAATGCAACAGGAAAAGCACGCGGGGAGAAAAGCGTGAACAGGCTCTGGCGGGAAGAGGAGGAAAGCCTATGTCCGCCGGGTGAACGCGGCATTCATCGCCAATTCATGCGCCTGTTGCTACCGCTCTGGCCATGGATCGCAGCCGCAGCTGCGACCGTCCGTTACGCGGCGTTCAAACGTATACCGGTCCGGATCATCTGTGCCGGTTGACAAGAACAAGAACGGGATCTCTCTCAGGAGGAGACACCATGACCATTCGATCCAAGCTTTTCGCAACGGTAGCGATGCCGTTGCTTACAATGACGATAGGCTTGCAGCCGGCCCTGGCCGACGCGCAGATGAAGCCGTTCCAGGTGGCGCAGGCCGATCCGGAAGAGGAATTGCCCAGAAAGCGTAGGCCTGCCGAAGGACAGCAGGAAGCGGCGCCGCAACAGCAGGCGGAGCCTTCCGAGAGTGGCGAAGGCCGCCCGAGCCGCGAAGAGCGCCGCAAGCAGCGCGACGCCGAGCAGCAATCGGGTGAAGAGCAGCCGCAG
It encodes:
- a CDS encoding uracil-DNA glycosylase family protein, whose product is MDIPLKPTRDDVEQLSRTISACRICRDAPVFGAPLPHEPRPIFVLSAKARILIASQAPGMRAHVSGVPFDDPSGNRLRDWLGVDRPTFYDPDKFAIVPMGFCFPGYDRHGGDIPPRRECAPVWRETALAAVPNASLILVIGAYAQAYHLGTKRQASMTATVADWRRTFERAEGPKLLPLPHPSWRNTPWLKRNPWFEAELLPVLRAEIALRIS
- a CDS encoding Lrp/AsnC family transcriptional regulator: MDRLDRKILRLLQEDSTLAVADLAKKVGLSTTPCWRRIQKMEEEGVIRGRVALLDPAKINTKVTVFVSIRTNAHSIEWLRRFSEVVGEFPEVVELYRMSGDVDYLLRVVVPDIAAYDAFYKRLIAKIEIRDVSSAFAMEQIKYTTQMPLDYMILEQAKSQED
- a CDS encoding NAD(P)-dependent oxidoreductase, with the translated sequence MAKVAFIGLGVMGYPMARHLAVKGGHDLTVYNRTSAKAETWVSENGGTSAATPAEAARDADVVFCCVGNDDDLRSVTTGKDGAFETLRAGAIFIDNTTASAEVARELDAAARARDAHFIDAPVSGGQAGAENGVLTVMCGGDPDVFERARPVIDAYARMVGLMGPAGSGQLTKMVNQICIAGLVQGLAEAVHFGKSAGLDMEAVVEVISKGAAGSWQMENRHKTMISGTYDFGFAVDWMRKDLEIVLTEARRNGAKLPVTALVDQFYGEVQAMGGKRWDTSSLLARLEEK
- a CDS encoding methyltransferase domain-containing protein — encoded protein: MQKKIDEEALAEAYNRALALEKSGDVEAAVSAYRDVLVLDPEDHGGAAVRIASMGRGETPDKASDAYVTTLFDQHADVFEDVLVEQLGYSVPMMVRQRLQALGLGPFESLLDLGCGTGLTGGALRDMVESLTGVDLSENMIEIAHEKDLYDALYVGEAVDFLEDNDDGPFDLVTATDVLPYLGGLEALFFAAAETMEPGGLFIFSSETLPDDVFAGRRFMVGPHQRFAHAREYVLERLEATGFDLVDLTDIVVRMEDGAPIAGHLIVARLRKPS
- a CDS encoding usg protein; translated protein: MASDMELQLKGYGLTTAEILYRMPDRQAILQSYLWQHYDLAPHFPEMKRFLKFWQETLDGPLHSVRYVHRKLISAGDWRALRGEFIIN
- a CDS encoding ABC transporter permease, whose protein sequence is MPSPGVRPVQAFVSTDLLPPQPAPRKEARPYTLSRLFGRVLLGVWLAVFVGLGMLIVGGFDPEKFQRYGPGYISGLGVTLGLVSTSIVLGALLSLLVALGRMSKNKVANWIAYVYVYFFRGTPLIMQLFLIYYGLGSFRPQLTEIGLWWFFREAWYCALLTFVLNTAAYQAEILRGAIESVPRGQREGAASLGLSERVAFFKIILPQAMIVALRPYGNEIILMIKASAIVAIVTVFDLMGETRRAFSRTFDYQTYLWAAIFYLIMVEALRNLWVWLENRLTRHLKR
- a CDS encoding ABC transporter permease: MSAIMAALFSAASWLGATLDPWCGPIGIFRLLAGNTLLACGDAGWGDEIGYGFLITASLAISTLPVGLALGFCVALGKQSSEKSLRLSSDIYTTIFRGLPELLTLFIVYYGLQIVVQQVLASVGYSGPVEINAFFAGIVALGVVFSAYCSEVLQSAFKAIPRGQYEAGDALGFSRGKTMRLIVLPQLFRIALPGLGNLWMALLKDTALVSVIGLPDILRQTGVAARVTKQAFEFFGLACILFLLLAAASSVVFSALERWARRSEVAR
- a CDS encoding ABC transporter substrate-binding protein; this encodes MPIAKRFTMAAAAAVFALTASTALAAGEKITIGTEGAYPPFNVLEADGSLTGFDIDIAKALCVEMKAECTFVTQDWDGAIPALIAKKYDAFIASMSITAERKQQVDFSEKYYNTPPAIAVPKDSTITEATEAGLDGKTLGAQGSTTHSNYAEAHMKKAELKLYPTSDEYKLDIANGRIDAVIDDVVVLSEWLKTTDGECCKLLGTLPIDPVINGEGAGIALRKGDNDLREKFNAAIKAIRANGKYKEINDKYFAFDVYGG